A region from the Hydrogenimonas thermophila genome encodes:
- the argF gene encoding ornithine carbamoyltransferase, which yields MRHFLTLKDYTKEEILEIIELGLRIKAEVKSKRFTPYLEKHTLAMIFEKSSTRTRVSFETGIYQLGGTGLFLSSRDIQLGRGEPMKDTARVISRMCDMVMIRTYSQSKLEEFAKYSNVPVINGLTDEYHPVQLMADYMTMIEHGKAENAKVAYIGDGNNMAHSWLMLASKLGFELRIATPKGYECDPNIVDDALKFAKESGSKIIFTDDPKVAVSGATVVTTDTWVSMGDEEEKEKRIKDFTGYTVDDNMMKLASDNAIFLHCLPAYRGLEVTEDVLEGEQSVVFDEAENRLHAQKGIMVWLDGKRKEKQIYEV from the coding sequence ATGAGACACTTTTTAACACTTAAAGATTATACAAAAGAAGAGATTTTAGAGATTATTGAACTTGGATTACGCATCAAAGCGGAAGTAAAATCTAAGCGTTTTACTCCATATTTGGAGAAACATACATTAGCTATGATTTTTGAAAAATCAAGTACCAGAACACGTGTAAGTTTTGAGACGGGAATTTACCAGCTTGGAGGAACAGGGCTCTTTTTATCATCACGAGATATTCAGCTAGGGCGTGGTGAGCCTATGAAAGATACTGCACGCGTAATCAGCCGTATGTGTGATATGGTGATGATTCGAACATATTCTCAGAGCAAGCTTGAAGAGTTTGCAAAATATTCAAATGTTCCAGTTATTAATGGTTTGACAGATGAGTATCATCCGGTGCAGCTTATGGCTGATTATATGACAATGATTGAGCATGGAAAAGCTGAAAACGCGAAAGTAGCATATATTGGTGATGGTAACAATATGGCTCATAGTTGGTTGATGTTGGCATCAAAACTTGGATTTGAGCTTAGAATTGCAACACCAAAAGGGTATGAGTGTGATCCAAATATTGTTGATGATGCTCTAAAGTTTGCCAAAGAGAGTGGAAGTAAGATTATATTTACCGATGATCCAAAAGTTGCTGTATCTGGAGCTACTGTAGTAACTACAGATACCTGGGTATCTATGGGAGATGAGGAAGAGAAAGAGAAACGGATCAAAGATTTTACAGGTTATACTGTAGATGATAATATGATGAAACTAGCTAGTGATAATGCAATTTTCCTTCACTGTTTGCCTGCTTATCGTGGATTGGAAGTTACTGAAGATGTACTTGAAGGAGAGCAAAGTGTAGTATTTGATGAAGCAGAAAACCGTTTACACGCACAAAAAGGTATAATGGTGTGGCTTGATGGCAAGCGGAAAGAGAAGCAGATATATGAAGTTTAA
- a CDS encoding DUF2603 domain-containing protein, which translates to MASGKRSRYMKFNIEDLKNLPADKQLEEIDAIAIKLGMPKPTQRPVLEIKPVDDKHKILELKRGSWSDEQPWFVIDEDGKLMVFSSAEAMMGIMNSLQHMGEEVFKSRLERAIAKELPIDFHDVWTVAIHELQKRLESSDAEPSSVNLENLVKNIKREHPNLFYSLKNLNFEDQD; encoded by the coding sequence ATGGCAAGCGGAAAGAGAAGCAGATATATGAAGTTTAATATTGAAGATTTGAAAAATTTACCAGCAGATAAACAGTTAGAAGAGATAGATGCAATAGCAATAAAGCTTGGTATGCCAAAACCTACCCAAAGACCAGTTTTAGAGATAAAACCTGTAGATGATAAACATAAGATCTTAGAATTAAAGCGTGGCTCTTGGAGTGATGAACAGCCTTGGTTTGTCATAGATGAAGATGGAAAGTTAATGGTCTTTTCAAGTGCAGAAGCTATGATGGGAATTATGAACTCTCTTCAGCATATGGGTGAAGAGGTCTTTAAATCTCGTCTTGAGAGAGCAATTGCAAAAGAGTTGCCAATCGATTTTCATGATGTTTGGACAGTAGCAATACATGAATTGCAAAAAAGACTTGAAAGTAGTGATGCCGAACCATCAAGTGTAAACCTTGAAAATTTGGTCAAAAATATAAAACGAGAACATCCAAATCTATTTTATTCGCTTAAAAATTTAAATTTTGAAGATCAAGATTAA
- the soxZ gene encoding thiosulfate oxidation carrier complex protein SoxZ, with translation MGKKFRAGAKILDKNYKVGDIVKVQTIIIHRMDTGFAKDKSTGKRLPQFYVTNESIYYNDKLICDFEFGVSASHNPKLKFPVKITGPGTIKVVFEDNRGNKQEKNIKVSPS, from the coding sequence ATGGGAAAAAAGTTTAGAGCCGGAGCAAAAATTCTGGACAAAAATTATAAAGTCGGTGATATAGTAAAAGTACAAACTATCATTATTCACCGGATGGATACTGGATTTGCAAAAGATAAATCAACAGGCAAACGTTTGCCACAGTTTTATGTCACAAATGAAAGTATCTATTATAATGATAAGCTAATATGCGATTTTGAATTTGGCGTTTCAGCAAGTCACAATCCAAAATTAAAGTTTCCAGTTAAAATTACAGGTCCTGGAACAATAAAAGTTGTATTTGAAGACAATAGAGGCAATAAACAGGAAAAAAATATAAAAGTTTCACCAAGTTGA
- a CDS encoding thiosulfate oxidation carrier protein SoxY, producing the protein MKRREFIKGVAGATISMPLIPSLIGNRLYADEDEIPEELPFEEAYKDIVGDDEVKDGSSVMELNIPKQPSSGAAVPVEVTVKLPMEKDNYVSAIHVLTTKNKINHVVTANYTPSNGMAYLFVNTKLATKQDVVIIAETNNGEFYKASQYVRAPLGGCG; encoded by the coding sequence ATGAAAAGAAGAGAATTCATAAAAGGAGTGGCTGGTGCAACAATTTCAATGCCACTAATACCCAGTTTAATTGGCAACCGACTTTATGCCGATGAAGATGAGATACCTGAAGAACTGCCTTTTGAAGAAGCATATAAAGATATAGTTGGAGATGATGAGGTTAAAGATGGCAGTAGTGTAATGGAGCTTAATATTCCAAAACAGCCATCAAGTGGTGCAGCTGTACCAGTTGAAGTAACTGTAAAACTGCCAATGGAAAAAGATAACTATGTTTCAGCCATTCATGTTCTTACAACAAAGAATAAAATCAACCATGTAGTTACGGCTAACTACACACCATCAAATGGAATGGCTTATCTGTTTGTAAACACAAAACTTGCTACAAAACAGGATGTTGTCATAATTGCTGAAACAAATAATGGAGAGTTTTATAAAGCAAGCCAGTATGTCCGAGCACCGCTTGGCGGATGTGGTTAA
- a CDS encoding FAD-dependent oxidoreductase, which yields MGMNRRDILKLAGLAAASAAVTGCTSSNQGAKPSNGPVVKNGILGTPAPLPKNGKGPKVVVVGGGWSGLSIAKYVKKFAPNADVVLIEKRAHFVSCPLSNLWLVDLVKLEFLSHSFTDAAANNGYTFFNAAVYDVDRDSKKVYTNEGTVNYDYLVLAPGIGYDYSGWTGGDAELEYELRTKYPAGFMTNSEHATIKNKLMNFEDGNFILTVPGGNYRCLPAPYERTCMIAWYMKTNDIKGKVLLLDENPDITIKKDGFHSAFKDLYGDYVEYLPSTKITNFDLGKKRIETELGEEIEFADAAFYPHVRGNKLLEVTGVAKDSVFNKAEANIDPFTYQVNGDPNVFCAGDVRPMGFSKSGNTANSEGHILARMIADRINGKESKWKSPLTICYSAISGDPLRAVSVNAGYAWNEKTKSFGFANASTMEKWQGKDGVNGGRGLLEWASGMYRDMFM from the coding sequence ATGGGAATGAACAGACGTGACATCTTAAAGCTAGCAGGACTTGCAGCAGCATCAGCTGCTGTAACAGGTTGTACATCAAGTAACCAAGGAGCCAAGCCTTCTAATGGACCAGTGGTAAAAAATGGGATACTGGGTACTCCTGCACCACTACCAAAAAATGGAAAAGGACCTAAAGTAGTTGTTGTAGGAGGTGGTTGGTCAGGACTATCAATTGCAAAATATGTTAAGAAGTTTGCACCAAATGCAGATGTTGTTCTTATAGAGAAAAGAGCTCATTTTGTATCTTGTCCACTTAGCAACCTATGGTTAGTTGATCTTGTTAAGCTTGAATTTCTATCTCATAGTTTTACAGATGCTGCAGCAAACAATGGTTACACTTTCTTCAATGCTGCCGTATATGATGTAGATAGAGACAGCAAAAAGGTTTATACTAATGAAGGAACAGTCAATTATGACTATCTTGTTTTAGCCCCTGGTATAGGTTATGACTATAGTGGATGGACAGGTGGTGATGCAGAGCTTGAGTATGAACTTCGCACTAAATACCCTGCTGGGTTTATGACAAACAGTGAGCATGCAACTATTAAAAATAAACTTATGAATTTTGAAGATGGTAACTTTATTCTTACAGTACCTGGTGGAAACTATCGCTGTCTTCCTGCACCATATGAGCGTACGTGTATGATTGCATGGTATATGAAAACAAATGATATTAAAGGCAAAGTTCTTCTTTTGGATGAAAACCCAGATATTACAATCAAAAAAGATGGATTCCACTCAGCTTTTAAAGATCTTTATGGCGATTATGTAGAGTACCTCCCAAGTACAAAAATTACAAACTTTGATCTAGGAAAAAAGAGAATAGAAACAGAATTAGGAGAAGAGATAGAGTTTGCAGATGCAGCATTCTACCCACACGTTAGAGGTAATAAACTCCTTGAAGTTACCGGTGTAGCAAAAGATAGTGTCTTTAACAAAGCAGAAGCTAATATAGATCCTTTTACATACCAGGTCAATGGTGATCCAAATGTATTCTGTGCAGGAGATGTTCGTCCTATGGGATTTAGTAAATCAGGAAATACAGCAAATTCAGAAGGACATATACTTGCACGTATGATAGCTGATCGAATCAATGGAAAAGAGAGCAAATGGAAGTCTCCATTAACAATATGCTACTCTGCAATAAGTGGTGATCCATTACGTGCGGTTTCAGTCAATGCTGGCTATGCTTGGAATGAAAAAACAAAATCTTTTGGTTTTGCCAATGCATCAACAATGGAGAAATGGCAAGGAAAAGATGGAGTAAATGGTGGACGAGGACTCTTAGAGTGGGCTTCAGGCATGTATCGTGACATGTTCATGTAA